The window CTTTGCCCAGTAGCATCTCTGACTCAAACCTTCCTAATTAGAATAAACAGCCTCTGGTCAAGCTCAAATCTAGCGGCAATGGAAGGATCCCCCTTCAGCATCATCAGAAGTCCACCGAACGAGACATATATATCCCTGGATCCAATAGGAAACAAACACGATAGCCAGACAACAACGCTTAAAACATAAACCAACAGATGGACCTTCTACACAAGTCGAATTTCATAGTACACAATGCACCAAAACATCATTAAGGTGAAGTTCGCAaacttgaaaatatatatggtATACTGACTACTAAAACAACAGATGGCCTTACAACACAAGTCGAATTTCATAATACACAATGCACCCCAACATCATTAAGGTGAAGTCCGCAcacatacaaatatataatggTATACTGACTACTGTGTATTAAGTAGAATGGATATGAAGAGAAATATGTTAAGATGAATGCATGACAAGGTATGGGAACATACGCTTTGACTTGCTTCTCGCTAGATTCCTCGGAGATTCTGTACAGTTTACCTTGCATGACATAGTCGAACTTATCTGCAAGCGACTTCTTGTTACCCTGATATCAGAGCAAATAAGGCAATCATTCAATACCACAGTGATTTGGAGCAATAGATGAATAATCCACAATCCTATTCAGCTATACATGATATAGCAGTTAACTAAGCATATCTTCCTATTTTAAACCAAATCAACAGTAGCAGTATGTCTacggagtatatatttaatgacACTACGCACAAGCTTTTTGTGGTGTTCAACTTAGATAGCCattattgataatttgatacACTGAGATAAACGCATCAGTGTGTACCTCAACCTTTATTTCCTGAACTAGTCGATTCTTACCTATGGCCAATTAACTATTAGTAACAATCTAAGTCATCATGAATTGCATAAACTCGTGAAATCAAAGCAGATAatatcatgatttttttttaccggAGTGTAATAGCCAGAATCTGGCGTTCCGTCCAAGTTCAAAGTGGATGCTAATACCATCATGAACTTCTCCCCGACACGCATAGGATAAATCTGAGTGTTGATATCAAGGTGCATCAGCATGTCAAACTGCTCACTCCTAGCGGAAATACGAGAGACTAAAGGAAAAACTACCGACATTTAAGAGTCATAACATGTCCACggcca is drawn from Salvia hispanica cultivar TCC Black 2014 chromosome 6, UniMelb_Shisp_WGS_1.0, whole genome shotgun sequence and contains these coding sequences:
- the LOC125196045 gene encoding DNA-directed RNA polymerases II and V subunit 8A-like isoform X2, whose amino-acid sequence is MVETLFEDIFRIDAIDPDGKKFDRVSRISARSEQFDMLMHLDINTQIYPMRVGEKFMMVLASTLNLDGTPDSGYYTPGNKKSLADKFDYVMQGKLYRISEESSEKQVKADIYVSFGGLLMMLKGDPSIAARFELDQRLFILIRKV
- the LOC125196045 gene encoding DNA-directed RNA polymerases II and V subunit 8A-like isoform X1 → MVETLFEDIFRIDAIDPDGKKFDRVFPLVSRISARSEQFDMLMHLDINTQIYPMRVGEKFMMVLASTLNLDGTPDSGYYTPGNKKSLADKFDYVMQGKLYRISEESSEKQVKADIYVSFGGLLMMLKGDPSIAARFELDQRLFILIRKV